tcaatggaatggtataaaacacatggaaaccaggtATTTTTTGAGTCTGAGAcccttccagccattattatgagcccgtcctccccatttTAAGGGGCACCAGCCACCACTGGTGTTGTGACAATGAAGACTGAGCATGTCTACTGCCAGTTATGGTCAATAAAGAGCTGTAACTTaaacaaaaaacaagccatgaaaAGAGACTTTTAATTTTGTCTATTTTTTGCTTTGATTGGATGTCTTATCCCCTTACAAAATATATTGCTGTTTTAAAACTGCAGTAAAGGTGCTGTAACTGCAGTgcactgtggtattttggatgcaataattgcagaataactgcagtgtaTTGCAGTtcagttatactgcactgtaaCTACAGTTTTACTGCAAAATTACTCCAGTACATTTTGAGGGTATTTTGGAGGCAGTATTTCCAGCATagtgtactgcagttatactgcactctgactgcactcTTTTTTCGTAAGGATTTATTTAATGTTCTATTATTTATTGAACATTTCGAAAGATTATATTTTAAACATGATTGAATGTAACAACTTGAGACAAAAATACAATTGTTTGTTGTTGAGTCACGATATTTACAACAGTATTTTGGTTTGTAGTATGGCTAAGTTCCTTTTCAGTCATATCCAGTTCAATGTCTAAACAGGAAGTTAAGTGTTACAAGAAAAATTAGCCACTGTAGGCCCTACACTGAAACTCACAGATTGAAACAACACGTTTACACGATACCCTGACTGTAGGTGGAACGTGGGCGACAAGATTTATAAACGTCGGGCTTGAACGGCAAAATCCATTGAGTAGTACTCACTCCCTGCTGATCATGACAGCCGCTGCCAATGAAGAGGTTTGCTGTGAGATCCGTTGTCATCGTGCGAAGAGTGACAGGATTCTTTATTCCCGGGTGAGCCGCAGAGATAAAGTGCTGTCAGTGTGCCTCACTCGGTTCGCTGCGTTTGTCTCTATACTTCTATCATGTGCTGCACTCCTGCTACACGCATATCAGCATAAAGCAGCGGACAACCAGGTAAGCTTATTTTTGTGTGTGGTATGAATCAAACTGTTAGGCCCAGTAGCCTAAAGTAAATGTATATAATTATTAGAGAGATCAGAAAACGCTTGTCATTCTAATTGTAGAGAGCTGTGGTGTATCTTGCAGACTATTATACACAGTAAATCTGAATGGATGTTGTGTTTTTATTTGTAGCTCACTTCAGCGGGGAGCTATTCTATAGGTAAattctgattattattattattatggttgtcataatattattataatcattgtcatcatcatcctcctcatcatcatcatcatcatcatcttcacacTGTCTATTTTATCCCTCCATATAGGCTATCTTCAGCAGCAGCAAGTTAGAACCAATCCAAGTGCCCATCTGACAGGTACAATTATGATACCAACACTATTCATGATATTACTGCTTGAAAGACCAATCAATAAGACTAAGCTAAAAGGTAATGTCCTCCTTGTCACTCTTCCAGCCCCAGCCTCATTTAATAATTCGAAAAGGGAATACCTTGAATGGGAGGACAAACTTGGACTTGCTCACCTCAGCGACTTTGAGTATGATGACGGCGACCTCATCGTGCTGAAAGATGGCGTGTACGAGGTTTACCTGCAGATCACCTTCCGAAGGCCTAGTCACTTTGTGTGTAGCAAAGAGGGCCCCGTTTTCATCCTCTCCCAGAGGGTGATCCTGTTTGCAATGAACTACCAGAATGACAGAGATCTCCTAACAGCATCTGACACAGTGTACTGCAGTCAGCCCCCTGGCTCAGAGGGCTGCATGGAGGACGACTCAGTGATTCCTTACTGGGAAAAGTCTCCACACACATCTGGAGTGTTTCAACTTAAAGCTGGGGACAGGCTTAGAGTGAGTAACGAGGACTGGTACCATGAGTTGATGCTCCTTCAAGAAGACAAGACATTTTTTGGGGCATATCTCATTTGAGGTACAGGGATAATAATGGACTTTAGGGCTGTATATATGTCTGCTTTag
This window of the Salvelinus fontinalis isolate EN_2023a chromosome 28, ASM2944872v1, whole genome shotgun sequence genome carries:
- the si:ch211-158d24.4 gene encoding tumor necrosis factor ligand superfamily member 6, producing MTAAANEEVCCEIRCHRAKSDRILYSRVSRRDKVLSVCLTRFAAFVSILLSCAALLLHAYQHKAADNQLTSAGSYSIGYLQQQQVRTNPSAHLTAPASFNNSKREYLEWEDKLGLAHLSDFEYDDGDLIVLKDGVYEVYLQITFRRPSHFVCSKEGPVFILSQRVILFAMNYQNDRDLLTASDTVYCSQPPGSEGCMEDDSVIPYWEKSPHTSGVFQLKAGDRLRVSNEDWYHELMLLQEDKTFFGAYLI